The Magnolia sinica isolate HGM2019 chromosome 9, MsV1, whole genome shotgun sequence genome contains a region encoding:
- the LOC131255311 gene encoding uncharacterized protein LOC131255311, producing the protein MWVLHESFQQVVQVAWGSAESNHPIFNVLLKLKNVKRALRSWNKETFGNIFEQVKQVEHSADIESKLQVTDISVDLDSNLYNQFSVATNNLRKLKLIMEEIYWKQKARISWLEEGDRNTRFFHASAIERQRKAAIKSIELDSGHRLEEISEIKEVASEFFQVVFKAENSSLDPALLDVIPNLISPEMNDRLLSPPSLLKVKQVVLAISIDVAPGSNSFPGSFFASCWDVIGNDLLKAATFLFQGGNLPRAISTTLIYLALKSTTPKKFLDFRPISLCNCLYKILVKIISVRLSEVLPSLISLEQGAFVQGRSMVESIALAQEMARELNRKVRGGNIVLKLDMEKAYDRLD; encoded by the coding sequence ATGTGGGTACTACATGAATCCTTCCAGCAGGTGGTTCAAGTAGCATGGGGCTCAGCTGAATCCAATCACCCCATCTTCAATGTTCTACTGAAACTCAAGAATGTTAAGCGGGCCCTGAGATCCTGGAATAAGGAAACCTTCGGTAATATTTTTGAACAAGTGAAGCAGGTGGAACACTCGGCAGACATTGAATCAAAATTACAAGTGACAGATATTTCAGTAGATCTTGACAGCAATTTATACAACCAGTTCAGCGTAGCTACAAACAACCTCAGGAAGCTGAAACTCATCATGGAAGAAATTTATTGGAAACAGAAAGCCAGGATCAGTTGGCTGGAAGAAGGAGATAGAAACACCAGATTTTTTCACGCTTCGGCAATAGAACGTCAAAGGAAAGCGGCTATTAAAAGTATTGAGCTAGATTCGGGCCATAGGCTAGAGGAGATTTCAGAAATTAAGGAAGTGGCATCAGAATTTTTTCAAGTAGTTTTTAAGGCAGAAAATTCGTCGCTGGACCCAGCCCTGCTAGACGTAATTCCAAATCTGATCTCTCCAGAGATGAATGATCGGCTACTCTCTCCTCCCTCTCTTCTTAAAGTGAAGCAAGTCGTTCTAGCTATCTCGATAGATGTTGCACCTGGCTCGAACAGCTTCCCTGGTAGCTTCTTTGCTTCCTGCTGGGATGTCATTGGCAATGACCTCCTCAAAGCTGCAACATTCCTCTTTCAAGGTGGCAACCTTCCCAGGGCAATATCAACTACCCTCATCTACCTAGCTCTGAAATCAACAACCCCAAAGAAATTTTTAGACTTTCGTCCCATTAGCCTTTGTAATTGCTTATACAAAATCCTCGTCAAGATCATTTCAGTTAGACTAAGTGAAGTGTTGCCTTCGCTTATCTCACTTGAGCAAGGCGCTTTTGTCCAGGGCCGTTCCATGGTGGAAAGTATTGCGCTTGCCCAAGAGATGGCCAGGGAGCTGAATAGGAAAGTCCGTGGGGGAAATATTGTTTTAAAATTGGATATGGAAAAGGCATATGATAGGTTGGATTAG